In Polyodon spathula isolate WHYD16114869_AA unplaced genomic scaffold, ASM1765450v1 scaffolds_784, whole genome shotgun sequence, the DNA window AAAGCACGACAGCCACACTGAAACTGGAAGGGAAAGAGATCCTGCAGCAGGGCATCACCCAGGAAGACAGGCCTCAGCTAACGCTTGTACCAGCGTCTGCTAGATTATAACACGGGTCCAATTAGATCAAGCGTAACGCGCAGACCTATCTGGGTGAAGGCTGAGGCATCATATTACAGCCCCACCACTGCAGTTATCATACATCTCTCCTAGCAGCCCTGGGTTCAGGTATACTATTGAAATGACGGGTGCCAAACCAAGCCTTTGGGAACAGGCTGCACTTCCCACAGCATCAGTCAGCCACGTGAAATCAGTGGGCTTACCAACAGGGACTGACCATGTAGCTAGAAGTGaagaacaatgtatttaaaatacaaagtcTCACTCCTGGCTCttgatcatttaaaaacacatgaaaTGACCCGAGGTTAGTTTGAGAACccaaggagtgtgtgtgtgtgtgcgtttgtgtgcgCGCGCACAGAGTCGGTCAAGACACCTGGTCCTCGATTTCCGTGCACTCCTCGTCCAGCGTTGGCATGGCAACGGCTGCCTCCTCGCTGGCCAGGATCTCCATGGGCGCCTCGGCGATCTCTCTGATGGACTGGTCCTCCAGCGCCAGCGCGGTGTCAAACAGCAGCGGGGAAGGAGGGCACTGGAACCCATCACCAACCACATCCAGATCCtggggagagacacacacacacacacactgagcacgcGAGAGACTGCAGGCAACGAGATACACAAGGACACAAGGAATGAGAACGCGTGAAAACGTTCAAGGCATGACAAAAGCAGGAACGGATCGAGCCGGGACTCACGTCGCTGAACTCCAGCGGCAGGTTTTCGGTGGGCTGCAGCTCAGCCACGCTCAGGTACAGGTCCAGGGGTCCGGGCTCCAGCTGCTCCGGAACCAGGGGGTCCGGCTCAGGCTTGTGCATGGGGGGGGGCAGCTGCAGGTGCAGAGGGCAGCGGGGGTCCTCGGACTGCCCCATGTGCACGGGCTGGTCGCAGGGGATCTCTGGGATCCCCGGGCACATCTTGAACAGAACCTGGTTGCTGTCCTGGTAGATGTCTGACCAACAGCAGGAGGGTGAAGGAAAACGAGTGTGCTTAAAACAGGCAAGTGTTGAAGCGTCAATTTGTGTCGGACCTTCCTGTGATAGTTTTACTActtgactttttaaatacagcaacTACATAAACAGAAGAGCTACAGGGACGGAAATAACTCATCGGATTTCCTAACTGTGGCAAACGCTTGCTAAAGGTGTTCCTTCCAATGGAATTGCAAATATTAGAAGTAAATTAAAACATCTACCAAACCACAGGAAGAATATACTTTAGGCTCCTGTTTGAAGCAAACAGCTACACCAAGCCATCAGCCTTGATTCAGTGCCGTCCCTCACCTGCGGTGACGCGATCCATTTAAGATTTTTGCAAGCCTCATCAGAAAAGGGACTTGGTTTGCCTGCATTGTTTCGAGTTGCAAACCTGTGGCTGTGTGTGTCAACTGAAACTGTGCGAGAGGTCTAGACCTGTACAGTCAGTTTGGTTTGTGCATGGAATGTGGGGGGAAGAATACAATTCACATTAGTTGTGTACACTTTGCTTTAAATAAccctaaaatataaaaaataaataaatgaaagtccAGTTTGACGATTCAAGTTGGCAAGGATACGAGAGACGCAGTGTCTGGTCATTGGCAGGCACGGGTTAGCACATCGAAGCCCCTCGACAAAGGAGATGCACCTCTGACTGGAACGAGTGGTGTGCGCCTGGAAAGAACCAAACAAACCACGTGATCAGTATTCCGCTCGCGGAAACCACTCCAAAAAACAGAGTGTCGAGCACTGCTTACAGGGACAGAAAGAAGAGTCCCACCCCCGCACAGCGCTGCTCCACTCCTGGAGTTCAGAAACACACCCCAGCTTGCTACCTGCACACTGCGCCCAACCAAGGTCTTACCAAAGCCTGGAGGGGCGACTCCCATATAGAAATCAGACTGCTGTTGCATCTCTGCAGTACGACTCTAGACTGGACTGCAGTGATTAAATCAAGATTCCTGCTgtactttcacccattccaggctgaGACAGCGCTAGCCTCAGAGTGTACAGataacaagctcgggtgtgtgCTATTAAACCCCTAGCAAAaacaggaatggctcaaactgctgtgcagcgggaggtTTATTTCCACGCCCGCGTGTTCatgctgaagtgctgtgcagtgggagtgtCTCCGTGCTTGGCAGACCCGTTCTCTACCTGCTGTGAAGTCCTCTCGGAGGCAGCGAGCCGCCGTTCCTTCAGCTGCCGGTGCAGCAGGGCCTCCACGCCGTAGCGCTTGCGATAGCGCCGCAAGGCTTTCAGCTTCTTCAGGTTCTCGCGCTCCTTGGCAGACAGTCCCTCGGGTCCGGTCAGCAGACTGCTGCCTGAACAGAGCACACAAGCCAGGGACGTGAACTCCTGCTGCACAGCCATTTCCACCACCCCGGGTTTTAACAGGAGCTAGATTAGGAGCGGTGTGTgcagctaacaagctcaggtgtgtgttagtgaaagcaggactggatcaaactgctgtatAATGCAAATCCCTGCCAACAGGCAATAGTAATACCAGTTAATAGAACAGCTGCATGAAGACTACTGTAGGATTTGATGAAATACAAACAATGTAATTAAGCGATTATTCTTTACCGTATTTTATAAAAAACAGAAGGAACCAAGTAATTTAAATGTGCCCAAGAGACATCGTCATAGCaactgttcaactgctttcatctgAAGCCTCTAAACTGACCGTCTAACAGAGACTTGAGCTGAAGTTCCTCTGTGAGCAGCTCATTAACAGAGCCCTGCCGATCGCACATGTGATCAACGAAGGCGTCCGCACGGATTACGCAGGGGGAATGGAAATTGATGAAGGAGGAATTGGGAAGCTGCCGCTCACCCCCAGCCCTGCACGCGTTACCTATGGTCTCGTGCTCCACCCTGCGGCTGTGCAGGTACCGGCGCTTCTTCTCTCTCAGGAGGTGCTGCAGGCGTTTGAACTGGTCGATGTAGAGAGACTGCAGGCGGATCAGCTTCTCCCTGGTGATCAGAGCCACCTCCTCCGCCGTGAACACCCCCGCATGCCTGCACAGCAAAGGCAAACCCTTAGCCCTGGACACACACAGCTTTATTATTGGAAAGAGAAGAAGCCACTTTATTTACGCCACTAGACACTGTCCGGCAACAACGTGAAACCgcgaggctggatttaaaaagaGGGGGGTTCGGCCAAGCACTGCACCACAGCACATACAGAAATTCTAGATTAGCAGAGTGGATTTCTACTAAACTGTCGTTCCACCTCACAAGGAACGGCCACAGTAAGACAGCTTGCTAGCTAGCAGCCTGCTGAGTGctggcagtgctttgtgaaacggGCCCAGGGTTTCCATGTGGATTGTCTCAGCACTCAAGCCACGAACCGTCTTGTCAAGTATAGGACTTTGACATTTAATACTAAAATCGGCTGGTTTTCAGAGTCCTCGATCAGCGCTGACCaagactaccttacctaaggcaACACCAGGCAGTTGCATtagtttctttcatttgtttctttcaacTGAATTGGGCGTCCCCAGTGGTAAAGCTGCAGGGCGTCCAACAGACCATGGAAAGAGCTTTCTTTTGGCTCCTTTTAAAAAGCCCAACAGCTACAGCAAGCTGTCTGCCTTGATCTAGGGCCCCGGGATCTGCACTGAAAAGCACGACAGCCACACTGAAACTGGAAGGGAAAGAGATCCTGCAGCAGGGCATCACCCAGGAAGACAGGCCTCAGCTAATGCTTGTACCAGCGTCTGCTAGATTATAACACGGGTCTAATTAGATCAATCGTAATGCGCAGATCTATCTGGGACTCTGTGTGCATGAAGTTTGAGGCATCACACAGAAACGGTCCTTGCGCTGGCTTCAATGAAAGAGTCACAAGACACAGATACCAGAGAAGTGTTTACAAACTCGAGGACCGTCATTTTAAACACCCGAAACATCACTGCGAATCGGAAACTTACAACAAGCACATGGGAGATGGACACAGCTTTTGTATCTGTCAGCAGTCAGAGCCTCGCATGAGGCACAGACTCACTTGAGGGGGTCCTCGTGGTCGCTGTCTATGCTGTCCGCCTCACTGTCGGGGTCCCCTCGCCAGGTCTGATCCACCACAAGGGGCTCCTGCTCCTCCTCGCTCCAGCTGTCTTCATCTGCAGGGTGAAGCAACACACAGCTGTTAACAGCAGCACGCCAGCTGAAGGGACTGCCCTCCGTCTCCCTGCCTGCTCTGCTGCAGGGGTGGAGAGAAGGCACTCCTCTGCACTGCGGTCTGATCCAGGGTTCGGGGCAATCTGTTAATCTCACCACTCCTTGGTAAAGTCAATTccttcaaaacatattttaaaaagacatcatcGTTGCGActttgctttcatttgaagccaattttaAACTGGACTGACAAAACAGGTGACTGAAGGAATTtattgccactgtgagaagctcattttaacagaatagtgCCAGTTGCAATTTCAATCAATGGTGTGCTGGAACTGATTACAAGGGAAAggggattgattttaaaaggaatggAGCCACACCGTGGCTAACCAAGCTGGTGTTAAAACCCAGAtcaggtgaaactgctatgcaataggagtcacCCCACCCCTGTAACGGAGCGCAGCGCCTCCTGCCCCTCCATACCCAGTATCCTGCTGGCCTCGCTGCGGCTGCAGTCCTGCCCCGGGGAGCCCAACTCGGTCTTGGCGTAGCCACTCAGCTGAGACAGGAGCAGCTCTGGGGAGGGTCCCGACGAAACCTTCCTGGTCTGGGCCTGTAGAGCCAAAGCGTTCCTGCGAGCGTGTTCCGTGCAGAATGCCACTCTGCAACACCCGAAAACAAACTCATGAAAGCAAGCAAAGAAACTAAAACTTACACCAACTATACACATCAgtcaaacagcaacaaaatacaAGATGGAGGCATGGAAATAAGGCTGCTCCCATTGCAcggcagtttgatccattcctggttttaccaaaAGTTTAAATCAGACCAagagcaaaacctggaatgggggaaactgctgGGTGCAACAGGTTTGTTGTTTCAATCCCAGCATCGCAATGCTGATTTCATTTATCTATCTATGCACAGCTTTAGAGAAATGCCGCGGTTGTCTCTTCACAACGCACCCGTCTTTCTTCTCCGGTCTGGGCCCGGCGTTGGGGCACCGCCTGCCGTTCTTGCTGGACACGTAGCTGCACTGCTTGTAAGGGGCGTTCTTGTCCTCCAGGATGTGCTTGATGCAGTACTCCTGGCCCTCCAGCCGGGGGTGAGGGCAGAGCCGCGGGGCGAACGAGCACGCCAGGGGCTCCTGCTGCCTGGAAGCGGCAGCGAGGCGGCCCCGGGTCGAGGGTAACACGTGGATGCGTATCCTGTTCATTCCCACacctggggagggagggagagagatgaagAAACGGACTGGGCGGTTGTGCAAACTGCGGTTTCTAAAATGCAGCGACTCGGGGAGAAGGAGGAGGGCGCAGCTCAGCCTCGATGAGTCGAGTCTGCAACGCCATCTTGAAAGCAAGTGACTTGACAATAAGCGAAACTAGCGCCAAAAACACAGAGACAAAACGCGCTCACCAGCCCCTCCTGCCGCGCCCCGTTTCGATTtaaaacacaaccccccccccgtATTGAAAGCACTGAAGCTACACGGTGCGTACTTGCGAGTGGATTTAACTGAAGTCTCGTTTTCAGCGCAGCTCTGTGTGCGTGGTTAGTTAATTAACACCAAACACTGCATTATCAAGTATTAACCTCGCTCTGAACAGTTAAGATATTTAAATAGAGGTTCACAGACACTGGAGCGATACTGGCACACGGATACCCTGCGTGTGCTGGCGGCGTGCAGTCTGGAGAGCGCCCCTTGGAGCCAAACCCGCCCCGGTCACACACGCACAAAACAAGCCAGCCATCTTACACCATTGCGCACTGCCATCTAACCGCCTTCACAAGACATCACGCAGCTCATCAACACACTGATCCGGGCAGGAATAAACACAGCATTACTAGCGAGGCTCATCTCAGCCACCCACACCTTACCTCGCCTCGGTCCTCCGCTTCTCCGAGGAATTGAAGCGACTCCCCAATGCTGCGCACAAGACCCGCCCTCCCGCAGAGCGGTGCGGCGATTGGACCCCGCGGCGACGCTCCCTCGGTCCGGAGGCGTGTCGAACAGAAGCTGCGTGACACGGATTGGTCAGAGAACACGCCAGTCTGATGATTCTGGCAAAGCAGGGCTTCTAATTCCGAACGCCCCGCCCCCTCCGTGTCCTCGTTTTGCTTGTCGTGTTTTTTGCACGATTTCTTGCGTGTAGTTTTTTGTGAGTTTGCAATGTGATGCGAACAACGTCTTTGTGGGTTTAAATAGAGACACGATCCAGCTCCACTTGACCAGTCTGCACTAGCTCCATTACTGTCAactagtttattaaaaaaatgaattaataaaccCGCCTGTCGGTGCGTCACGGAATCGTGATACCCGCTAGACAGATCCAGATTAATTTCTAATTGATATACATGAACGCTCTACGTTTCCGAtttagtgttttgttatttttaattacaacaGAATGTAATTATCCACTTTTGAGTACATTGTGATTGCATTATTATCGGTATATTAATATGCATTCTTATCCGTATCAGATCACCCCATACACCCGCGGCCTGGTGCCTATAATCTGACCCCTCGCCCAGCCACGGGGAGGCAAGTATGAAGCAGCCAGAttcacaatgtttttattttattaaaagcgCAGCGCAGGCGCCAAAGACAAAAGTATAACAGTTTAAACTCCTGAAGTGACATTGGAATCGGTACCTAGCGACTGGAAAACCTGATCACACTTATTTCATTTATACACGCCTGAGCTCAAGAGAAGAGCACTTTGCATTTCATTAAAACGAGAGAGGGAggcacttttaaaaacacacaaagtatTCTGTGTAATTAAAacgttggttttattttaaacgtATTACAAGAATTCCCCCGAACAAGAAAATTCCAAACCTGAGAGTTCATGTGGTACcactaaaaacatacaaaacagaaacaaccCCCTCCGTCCCCTCCATTATCATACATTACAATAAGACATTTCAAACCAAttacaaataacacaacacagagcaCGGAGAGAAACCAAACAGGAGATTCAAATGAAATGAGAGCCCACCCTACCAGCTAAAGCAAATACACACAACAG includes these proteins:
- the kansl2 gene encoding KAT8 regulatory NSL complex subunit 2 → MNRIRIHVLPSTRGRLAAASRQQEPLACSFAPRLCPHPRLEGQEYCIKHILEDKNAPYKQCSYVSSKNGRRCPNAGPRPEKKDGVAFCTEHARRNALALQAQTRKVSSGPSPELLLSQLSGYAKTELGSPGQDCSRSEASRILDEDSWSEEEQEPLVVDQTWRGDPDSEADSIDSDHEDPLKHAGVFTAEEVALITREKLIRLQSLYIDQFKRLQHLLREKKRRYLHSRRVEHETIGSSLLTGPEGLSAKERENLKKLKALRRYRKRYGVEALLHRQLKERRLAASERTSQQAHTTRSSQRCISFVEGLRCANPCLPMTRHCVSHIYQDSNQVLFKMCPGIPEIPCDQPVHMGQSEDPRCPLHLQLPPPMHKPEPDPLVPEQLEPGPLDLYLSVAELQPTENLPLEFSDDLDVVGDGFQCPPSPLLFDTALALEDQSIREIAEAPMEILASEEAAVAMPTLDEECTEIEDQVNCQPPEETAGAGEETSTLPSVSTQLEAPSVTNDNTGPAAAP